In Halapricum desulfuricans, a single window of DNA contains:
- a CDS encoding EMC6-like membrane protein has protein sequence MATETADGLTGHVRSVTVTTLASLMGIVAALISEYGLGADPSGRVNVFVVLGAIAVQVPILQALGVDTQEFSTKDYLYVAFMTFSLWFVSWTLILTASAV, from the coding sequence ATGGCTACCGAGACGGCCGACGGGCTGACCGGTCACGTCCGCAGCGTGACAGTGACCACGCTGGCCTCCCTGATGGGGATCGTCGCGGCGCTGATCTCCGAGTACGGCCTCGGGGCGGACCCCTCGGGACGGGTCAACGTGTTCGTCGTGCTGGGTGCGATAGCTGTCCAGGTCCCGATCCTCCAGGCCCTGGGCGTCGACACCCAGGAGTTCAGCACGAAAGACTACCTGTACGTCGCGTTCATGACGTTCTCGCTGTGGTTCGTCTCCTGGACGCTGATTCTCACCGCGTCTGCCGTCTGA
- a CDS encoding winged helix-turn-helix transcriptional regulator: protein MTESDGEEITDLPPSAKLVFKVLEYNGPLTQKGIVEESMLSARTVRYALERLEEVGVVEEDVYFADARQNLYELTLDDSDKSEQAVSD, encoded by the coding sequence ATGACAGAATCCGACGGGGAGGAGATCACGGATCTGCCACCGAGCGCGAAGCTCGTATTCAAGGTTCTCGAATACAACGGCCCGCTCACGCAGAAGGGTATCGTCGAGGAGTCGATGCTCTCAGCCCGGACGGTCCGGTACGCGCTCGAACGCCTCGAAGAGGTCGGGGTCGTCGAGGAAGACGTCTACTTCGCCGACGCGCGACAGAACCTCTACGAGCTGACGCTCGATGATTCCGACAAGTCCGAACAGGCGGTCTCCGACTGA
- a CDS encoding nucleoside phosphorylase gives MTPDPAEDPNDDEQYHLEVEPGDVADSVLLPGDPDRVPKITDVWDDHEVVADHREYRTATGTYDGTPVSVTSTGIGSPSAAIAVEELARVGSETLIRVGSCGSIQPEAGVGDLVITTGAVRQEGTSDEYVREDYPAVADHAVVSALIAAAERLGYDYHVGVTCSTDSFYAGQGRPGFEGFQARDSDELVAELRDANVLNFEMEASSILTLASLYGLRAGAVSTVYANRVTGEFRTEGERKAAKTASEAVSLLAAMDGTAEKAGADRWHPGLRIDEQRR, from the coding sequence ATGACACCCGATCCCGCGGAGGACCCGAACGACGACGAACAGTACCACCTCGAAGTCGAACCCGGCGACGTCGCTGACAGCGTGTTGCTTCCCGGCGACCCGGATCGCGTCCCGAAGATAACCGACGTCTGGGACGACCACGAGGTCGTCGCCGACCACCGCGAGTACCGGACGGCGACGGGGACCTACGACGGCACGCCCGTCTCGGTTACCTCGACGGGGATCGGCAGTCCCTCGGCGGCCATCGCGGTCGAGGAACTCGCGCGCGTCGGCAGCGAGACGCTGATACGCGTCGGGTCCTGTGGGTCGATCCAGCCCGAAGCCGGGGTCGGCGACCTCGTGATCACGACGGGCGCGGTCCGTCAGGAGGGGACCAGCGACGAATACGTCCGCGAGGACTACCCCGCTGTCGCGGATCACGCCGTCGTCTCGGCGCTGATCGCGGCCGCCGAGCGACTGGGCTACGACTATCACGTCGGGGTGACCTGCTCGACGGACTCGTTTTACGCCGGGCAGGGACGACCCGGATTCGAGGGGTTTCAGGCCCGGGACAGCGATGAACTGGTCGCGGAACTCAGGGACGCGAACGTGCTCAACTTCGAGATGGAGGCCAGCTCGATCCTGACGCTGGCGTCGCTGTACGGCCTCCGGGCGGGCGCGGTCAGCACGGTCTACGCCAACCGAGTCACCGGCGAGTTCCGGACGGAGGGCGAGCGAAAGGCCGCGAAAACCGCAAGCGAGGCGGTCTCGCTTCTCGCGGCGATGGACGGGACAGCCGAGAAGGCGGGCGCGGATCGCTGGCACCCAGGTCTTCGGATCGACGAACAGCGGCGATAA
- the cdd gene encoding cytidine deaminase, translating into MEDLIERARDALSDSYAPYSEYRVGAAIRTADGTVFTGCNIENANYSNSVHAEELAISKAVQAGHRAFDAIAVASSERDGVTPCGMCRQTLAEFCGDDLAIHCDEGDDGYSTYTLGELLPNTITAAHLDR; encoded by the coding sequence ATGGAGGACCTCATCGAGCGAGCGCGAGACGCGCTGTCCGATTCGTACGCCCCGTACTCGGAGTACCGCGTCGGCGCGGCGATCAGGACGGCGGACGGGACCGTCTTCACGGGCTGTAACATCGAGAACGCCAACTACTCCAACAGCGTTCACGCCGAGGAGCTGGCGATCAGCAAGGCCGTCCAGGCCGGTCACCGGGCGTTCGACGCGATCGCGGTGGCGTCCAGCGAGCGCGACGGCGTCACGCCCTGCGGGATGTGTCGACAGACGCTGGCGGAGTTCTGCGGTGACGACCTCGCAATCCACTGCGATGAAGGCGACGACGGGTACAGTACCTACACACTCGGCGAGTTGCTCCCGAACACGATCACGGCAGCTCATCTGGACCGATGA
- a CDS encoding HVO_2523 family zinc finger protein, with amino-acid sequence MSDSSGRPCPQCDRPMYHRHCKYVCPVHGVVFDCADTFY; translated from the coding sequence ATGAGTGACTCCAGCGGGCGACCGTGTCCACAATGTGACCGACCGATGTATCATCGCCACTGCAAGTACGTCTGTCCGGTCCACGGCGTCGTCTTCGACTGCGCGGACACGTTTTATTGA
- a CDS encoding TVP38/TMEM64 family protein, with translation MDRQVRIQLAGGLALAATGALGVLVVSPERALASLAGTADRPVLFALALVGLYGVRSLVLWPISALSLLVGFVYGPAVGIPIGLAGAVYTCLPPYLLARYAPRQRGPLARLHALGRSAVEVTGDLRGLIAARLVPMPADAVSYAAGLAEVPVGRYALGTALGETPWVVATVLAGASMRTFALEAAGSTLSLLLAATLLGVVLLSGPAYRHLRRRGVLDGPAIDQ, from the coding sequence ATGGACCGGCAGGTGCGGATCCAACTGGCGGGCGGGCTCGCGCTGGCAGCGACGGGCGCGCTCGGCGTCCTCGTGGTCTCGCCCGAGCGGGCGCTGGCGTCGCTCGCCGGGACAGCCGATCGGCCTGTCCTGTTCGCGCTCGCGCTTGTCGGACTCTACGGGGTTCGGTCGCTGGTGCTGTGGCCCATCTCGGCGCTGTCGCTGCTGGTCGGGTTCGTCTACGGGCCCGCGGTGGGGATCCCGATCGGGCTGGCCGGTGCCGTCTATACGTGCCTGCCGCCGTACTTGCTCGCGCGATATGCACCCCGCCAGCGCGGGCCGCTCGCGCGCCTGCACGCACTCGGTCGCTCCGCAGTCGAGGTGACCGGCGACCTCCGCGGACTGATCGCCGCGCGCCTGGTTCCCATGCCCGCGGACGCCGTCTCGTATGCGGCCGGACTGGCCGAGGTCCCCGTCGGACGCTACGCGCTCGGGACGGCACTCGGCGAGACGCCGTGGGTCGTCGCGACCGTGCTTGCCGGTGCGTCGATGCGGACGTTCGCGCTCGAGGCGGCCGGATCGACCCTGTCGCTGCTGCTGGCGGCGACGCTGCTCGGCGTCGTGCTGTTGAGCGGGCCCGCATACCGCCACCTCCGGCGGCGCGGCGTGCTCGACGGGCCGGCGATCGATCAATAA